In Sylvia atricapilla isolate bSylAtr1 chromosome 27, bSylAtr1.pri, whole genome shotgun sequence, one genomic interval encodes:
- the LOC136372379 gene encoding keratin, type I cytoskeletal 19, whose translation MASYSFRQTSSSVAGGPGASSLRFGGSFRAPSIHGGSGGRGVSVSSARFVSSGLGSGLGGGYGGGSFSSSFSYGGGLGGDGLLSGNEKATMQSLNDRLASYLEKVRALEEANTDLETKIRNWYQKQGPSPARDYSPYFKTIEDLRDKILDATIDNARIVLQIDNARLAADDFKTKFETEQGLRMGVEADINGLRRVLDELTLSRADLELQIEGLKEELAYLKKNHEEELSALRGQVAGQVSVELDSAPGIDLSKILADMRDQYEHMAEKNRKDAEAWFHSKTEELNREVAVNTEQLQSSKSEVTDLRRTLQGLEIELQSQLSMKAALEGTLADTEARYGAQLAQIQGLVGSIEAQLAELRADMERQNTEYKILMDIKTRLEQEIATYRQLLEGQESQMFGSLSGTLDKRDKH comes from the exons ATGgccagttacagcttcaggcaGACCAGCTCCTCCGTGGCTGGGGGCCCCGGCGCCTCCTCCCTGCGGTTCGGTGGCAGCTTCAGGGCCCCCAGCATCCACGGGGGATCTGGTGGCAGAGGTGTGTCCGTGTCCTCTGCCAGGTTTGTCTCCTCTGGCCTGGGAAGCGGCCTGGGAGGGGGCTATGGTGGaggcagcttcagcagcagctttagcTACGGGGGTGGCCTGGGCGGCGATGGGCTCCTCTCGGGAAATGAAAAGGCGACCATGCAAAGCCTGAACGACCGCCTGGCCTCCTACCTGGAGAAAGTGCGTGCGCTCGAAGAGGCAAACACTGACCTTGAAACCAAAATCCGAAACTGGTACCAAAAACAAGGACCAAGTCCAGCTCGGGACTACAGTCCTTATTTCAAGACTATTGAGGACCTTCGAGACAAG ATCCTTGATGCCACCATTGATAACGCCAGGATCGTGCTGCAGATTGACAAtgccaggctggctgctgaCGACTTCAAAACTAA GTTTGAGACCGAGCAAGGTCTGCGCATGGGCGTTGAGGCTGACATCAACGGCCTGCGCCGGGTCCTGGATGAGCTGACCCTGTCCAGAGCTGACCTGGAGCTGCAGATTGAAGGATTAAAGGAGGAACTGGCCTACCTAAAGAAAAACCATGAGGAG GAGCTGAGTGCCCTGAGAGGGCAAGTAGCTGGTCAAGTCAGCGTTGAACTGGACTCTGCTCCAGGCATTGACCTGTCCAAGATCCTGGCAGATATGAGGGACCAGTATGAACACATGGCTGAGAAGAACAGGAAGGATGCTGAGGCCTGGTTCCACAGCAAG ACTGAAGAGCTGAACCGTGAGGTCGCAGTGAACACCGAACAACTGCAGAGCAGCAAGTCCGAGGTCACTGACCTGAGACGCACCCTGCAAGGGCTGGAGATCGAGCTGCAGTCCCAGCTCAGCATG AAAGCGGCGCTGGAAGGCACCCTGGCCGACACGGAAGCGCGTTATGGGGCGCAGCTGGCGCAGATCCAGGGGCTGGTTGGCAGCATCGAGGCGCAGCTGGCTGAGCTCCGAGCTGACATGGAGCGCCAGAACACCGAGTACAAGATCCTCATGGATATCAAGACTCGGCTGGAGCAGGAGATCGCTACGTACCGACAGCTCCTGGAAGGCCAAGAGTCCCA GATGTTTGGCTCACTTTCAGGAACTCTCG ACAAAAGAGACAAGCACTGA
- the LOC136372205 gene encoding keratin, type I cytoskeletal 10-like: MSCGTKSSSSTIRISSGGGGGGGGGRCSGGGGGGGRSGGYSSVSSRKYTSSGGGGGFSGRSFGGGGSRSSYGGGFSSGSCGRISRSSYGGRMSGGSYGGGMSCGSMGGGFGSGGGGFGGMGGGGYGGGGFSGFGGSGGFGGGGSYGGGSFGGMGFGDDSGLLSTNEKLTMQNLNDRLASYMDKVRRLEEENSQLEQLIREWYKNQAPSQSKDYSQYYRTIEELQNQIVGANVDLNRMLLDMDNTRMTVDDFRLKYETEYTLHQSVASDINGLRPLLDQLTLSRSDLETQFESLKEELIFLKKNHEEEMRGLQGQSGGDVNVEVNATPGINLMEKLNEMRSEYERLIENNRKEVESWYETKMEEVTQQVHSSGQEIQSSNQQISELRREYQSLEIELQSQISMVDSLQSNLEDTERRYNMQLQQIQGMIGPLEEELASIRCEMESQNEEYKMLLGIKTRLEQEIQQYRSLLQEGSQDLVIPSGGMGGGMGGGMGGGRIGGGGYSGGGRGGGGSMSGGYGGGGSGMGGGMGGGSCGGGIGGGSGGGGMGGGSGGMGGGSGGMGGGSSGGCIGGGGGRTSGGISSSHSYSSSSQSCRTGGESQGYGRKSFD; encoded by the exons ATGAGCTGTGGCACCAAATCTTCGAGCAGCACCATTAGAATTAGCAgtggagggggaggaggtggtggtggtggaagATGCAGTGGTGGAGGTGGTGGAGGGGGTAGGTCTGGTGGATACTCCTCAGTGTCCTCGAGAAAATACACCTCCTCTGGAGGCGGCGGGGGCTTTTCTGGGAGAAGCTTTGGTGgaggaggctccaggagcagctaTGGGGGAGGCTTCAGCAGCGGCAGCTGTGGCAGGATCAGCCGCAGTAGCTATGGGGGGAGAATGAGTGGTGGCAGTTATGGAGGAGGAATGAGCTGTGGAAGTATGGGAGGAGGATTTGGATCAGGAGGCGGTGGATTCGGGGGAATGGGAGGTGGTGGATACGGTGGAGGTGGATTTAGTGGCTTTGGGGGTAGTGGTGGctttggtggtggtggcagctATGGCGGGGGCAGTTTTGGTGGGATGGGCTTTGGGGACGATTCTGGCTTGCTCTCCACAAATGAGAAGTTGACCATGCAGAACCTCAATGATCGCCTGGCATCGTACATGGATAAAGTGCGACGCTTGGAGGAAGAAAATTCCCAACTTGAGCAGCTGATCAGGGAGTGGTACAAAAACCAAGCTCCCTCTCAGAGCAAGGATTACAGCCAATATTACAGGACAATTGAAGAGCTGCAAAACCAG ATTGTTGGTGCAAATGTGGACCTTAACAGGATGCTTCTTGACATGGACAACACCAGAATGACTGTGGATGACTTCAGACTGAA GTATGAGACTGAATATACTCTCCACCAGAGTGTGGCAAGTGATATCAATGGATTACGCCCACTTTTGGATCAACTGACTCTGTCCAGATCTGACTTGGAGACACAGTTTGAGTCCCTGAAAGAGGAACTGATCTTCCTGAAGAAGAACCACGAAGAG gagatgaGAGGACTGCAAGGCCAGTCTGGTGGCGATGTCAATGTGGAGGTCAATGCTACTCCTGGCATCAActtaatggaaaaattaaatgaaatgcGCAGCGAGTACGAGAGGCTCATTGAGAACAACCGGAAGGAGGTGGAAAGCTGGTATGAAACCAAG ATGGAAGAAGTTACTCAACAAGTCCACTCAAGTGGCCAGGAGATACAGTCAAGCAACCAGCAGATCTCTGAGCTGAGGCGTGAATATCAGAGTCTGGAAATTGAGCTGCAGTCACAGATCAGTATG gTAGACTCTCTGCAATCCAACCTGGAAGACACGGAACGTCGCTATAacatgcagctgcagcagatccAGGGCATGATCGGGCccctggaggaggagctggccAGCATCCGCTGTGAGATGGAGAGCCAGAACGAGGAGTACAAGATGCTCCTGGGCATCAAGACCCGCCTGGAGCAGGAGATCCAGCAGTACCggtcactgctgcaggaggggtCGCAGGACCTTGT aATCCCATCAGGAGGAATGGGAGGAGGCATGGGAGGAGGCATGGGTGGTGGTAGAATTGGAGGTGGTGGCTAttctggaggaggaagaggaggaggtggtaGCATGAGTGGCGGATATGGAGGTGGTGGCAGCGGAATGGGAGGAGGAATGGGAGGAGGAAGTTGTGGAGGAGGAATAGGAGGAGGAAGTGGTGGAGGTGGAATGGGAGGAGGCAGTGGAGGAATGGGAGGAGGAAGTGGAGgaatgggagggggaagcagTGGTGGATGCatcggaggaggaggaggaagaaccTCAGGAGGCATCAGCAGTTCCCACTCCTACTCTTCATCTTCCCAGTCCTGCAGGACTGGTGGTGAAAGCCAAG GATACGGAAGAAAATCTTTTGACTAA
- the LOC136372206 gene encoding keratin, type I cytoskeletal 14-like: MSCSIKRTSSTSYRSGGGGGGACGGSGRSSSVSCRRYASSVIGGGSYGGAACGGFGGGLSMGGLGGGFGGDLLLNSNEKVTMQNLNDRLASYLEKVRRLEEENAQLEHNIREWYRKQAPSVSKDYSSYYQAIEQLQNQIISATVDNNRMLLDIDNSKMTADDFRMKYENELVIRQTVEADINGLRNLMDDLTLVRSSLESELESLKDELIALKRNHEEEIRQLQSQTGGDVSVEVNAAPGEDLTKILNDLRNEYEQIIEKNRREVEQWYEVKIQEVNQQVTSSSQDIQTSSHQLTELKREMQNLEIELQAQLSTKSSLENSLAETESRYSFLLQQIQAQVNSVEEELASIRCEMEGQSQEYKMLLGIKTRLEQEIQQYRSLLQEGTQDFVTSQGNFQGGGKSSQSYSASYSHSQCGEMSGQSRVC, from the exons ATGAGCTGCAGCATCAAGAGAACATCCAGCACCTCGTACAGGAGcggaggaggaggtggaggcGCCTGCGGCGGCAGCGGCCGCAGCTCCTCCGTGTCCTGCCGGCGCTACGCCTCCTCCGTCATCGGTGGGGGCAGCTACGGCGGGGCAGCCTGCGGGGGCTTCGGGGGCGGCCTGAGCATGGGCGGCCTCGGCGGGGGCTTCGGCGGGGACCTGCTGCTGAACAGCAATGAGAAGGTCACCATGCAGAACCTCAACGACCGCCTGGCCTCTTACCTGGAGAAGGTGCGAAGGCTGGAGGAAGAGAACGCTCAGCTTGAGCACAACATCCGCGAGTGGTACAGGAAGCAAGCTCCCAGCGTTTCCAAGGACTACAGCTCCTACTACCAGGCCATTGAACAACTCCAGAATCAG ATTATTTCAGCCACTGTGGACAACAACAGAATGCTTCTGGACATTGATAACAGCAAGATGACTGCCGATGACTTCCGAATGAA GTATGAGAATGAGCTGGTCATTCGTCAGACTGTGGAGGCGGACATCAATGGCCTGAGAAATCTCATGGATGACCTGACTCTGGTTAGATCTTCACTGGAATCTGAGCTGGAGTCCTTGAAGGATGAGCTGATTGCTCTGAAGAGAAACCATGAGGAG GAAATAAGGCAGCTCCAGTCCCAAACTGGTGGTGATGTGAGCGTGGAGGTCAATGCGGCCCCTGGAGAAGACTTGACAAAGATCCTGAATGACCTGAGAAATGAATATGAGCAGATCATTGAGAAGAACCGCAGGGAGGTGGAGCAGTGGTATGAGGTCAAG ATCCAAGAAGTCAATCAGCAGGTCActtccagcagccaggacatCCAGACAAGCAGCCACCAGCTCACCGAGCTGAAGCGTGAGATGCAGAACCTGGAGATTgaactgcaggcacagctcagcacg AAAAGCTCTCTGGAAAACTCCCTGGCAGAAACCGAGTCTCGCTACAGCTTCCTGCTGCAACAAATCCAGGCACAGGTCAATTCTGTTGAGGAAGAGCTGGCCAGCATCCGCTGTGAGATGGAGGGTCAGAGCCAGGAGTACAAGATGCTCCTGGGTATAAAAACCCGCCTGGAGCAGGAGATCCAGCAGTACCggtcactgctgcaggagggcaCACAGGATTTTGT taccTCCCAAGGAAATTTCCAAGGTGGCGGAAAATCCTCCCAGTCATATTCTGCTTCCTACTCTCATTCCCAGTGTGGGGAGATGTCAG GGCAGTCAAGAGTGTGctag
- the LOC136372207 gene encoding keratin, type I cytoskeletal 15-like produces the protein MSCSIKRTSSTSYRSGGGGGGACGGSGRSSSVSCRRYASSVIGGGSYGGAACGGFGGGLSMGGLGGGFGGDLLLNSNEKVTMQNLNDRLASYLEKVRRLEEENAQLEHNIREWYRKQAPNVSKDYSSYYQAIEQLQNQIISATVDNNRMLLDIDNSKMTADDFRMKYENELVIRQTVEADINGLRNLLDGLTTTRSSLESELESLRDELMALKRNHEEEMRQLQSQTGGDVSVEVNAAPGEDLTKILNDLRDEYEQIIAKNRKEVEQWYEVKIQEVNQQVTSSSQDIQTSSHQLTELKREMQNLEIELQAQLSTKSSLENSLAETESRYGRMLQQIQAQINSVEEELGSIRCEMEGQSQEYKMLLGIKMRLEQEIQQYRSLLQEGNQDLV, from the exons ATGAGCTGCAGCATCAAGAGAACATCCAGCACCTCGTACAGGAGcggaggaggaggtggaggcGCCTGCGGCGGCAGCGGCCGCAGCTCCTCCGTGTCCTGCCGGCGCTACGCCTCCTCCGTCATCGGCGGGGGCAGCTACGGCGGGGCAGCCTGCGGGGGCTTCGGGGGCGGCCTGAGCATGGGCGGCCTCGGCGGGGGCTTCGGCGGGGACCTGCTGCTGAACAGCAATGAGAAGGTCACCATGCAGAACCTCAACGACCGCCTGGCCTCTTACCTGGAGAAGGTGCGAAGGCTGGAGGAAGAGAACGCTCAGCTTGAGCACAACATCCGCGAGTGGTACAGGAAACAAGCTCCCAATGTTTCCAAGGACTACAGCTCCTACTACCAGGCCATTGAACAACTCCAGAATCAG ATTATTTCTGCCACTGTGGACAACAACAGAATGCTTCTGGACATTGATAACAGCAAGATGACTGCCGATGACTTCCGAATGAA GTATGAGAATGAGCTGGTCATTCGTCAGACCGTGGAGGCTGACATCAATGGCCTGAGAAACCTCCTGGATGGTCTCACTACCACTCGGTCTTCACTGGAATCTGAGCTGGAGTCCTTGAGGGATGagctgatggctctgaagagaAACCATGAGGAG GAAATGAGGCAGCTCCAGTCCCAGACTGGTGGTGATGTGAGCGTGGAGGTCAATGCTGCCCCTGGAGAAGACTTGACAAAGATCCTGAATGACCTGAGAGATGAATATGAGCAGATCATTGCAAAGAACCGTAAGGAGGTGGAGCAGTGGTATGAGGTCAAG ATCCAAGAAGTCAATCAGCAGGTCActtccagcagccaggacatCCAGACAAGCAGCCACCAGCTCACCGAGCTGAAGCGTGAGATGCAGAACCTGGAGATTgaactgcaggcacagctcagcacg AAAAGCTCTCTGGAAAACTCCCTGGCAGAAACCGAGTCTCGCTATGGCCGCATGCTCCAACAAATCCAGGCGCAGATCAACTCCGTTGAGGAGGAGCTCGGCAGCATCCGCTGTGAGATGGAGGGTCAGAGCCAGGAGTACAAGATGCTCCTGGGCATCAAGATGCGCCTGGAGCAGGAGATCCAGCAGTACCGGTcgctgctgcaggaggggaatCAGGATCTTGTGTAA